A single window of Intrasporangium calvum DSM 43043 DNA harbors:
- a CDS encoding response regulator transcription factor, with the protein MSPMTNQGKTSAARLQRLDGSAVRVLVVDDEPNLTELLGMALRYEGWEVRAAATGMQAVRAAREFDPDAVVLDMMLPDFDGLEVLRRMRTDNPNVPVLFLTAKDAVEDRVSGLTAGGDDYVTKPFSLEEVVARVRALMRRTTMSVSSSDSVLVVGDLTLDEDSHEVYRAGEEIHLTATEFELLRYLMRNPRRVLSKAQILDRVWNYDFGGQANVVELYISYLRKKVDAGRDPMIHTMRGAGYVLRPAV; encoded by the coding sequence ATGAGTCCCATGACCAACCAGGGCAAGACGTCGGCTGCCAGACTTCAGCGCCTCGACGGGTCTGCAGTCCGCGTGCTCGTCGTCGACGACGAGCCCAACCTCACCGAGCTGCTCGGCATGGCGCTGCGCTACGAGGGCTGGGAGGTCCGGGCGGCTGCCACGGGGATGCAGGCGGTCCGGGCGGCCCGCGAGTTCGACCCCGACGCGGTCGTCCTCGACATGATGCTGCCGGACTTCGACGGGCTCGAGGTGCTGCGTCGGATGCGAACCGACAACCCGAACGTCCCGGTGCTCTTCCTCACGGCCAAGGACGCCGTCGAGGACCGGGTCTCGGGGTTGACCGCTGGTGGGGACGACTACGTCACCAAGCCCTTCTCCCTGGAGGAGGTCGTCGCCCGCGTCCGCGCCCTGATGCGGCGGACGACGATGTCGGTCAGCTCATCGGACTCGGTGCTCGTCGTCGGGGACCTGACGCTCGACGAGGACAGCCACGAGGTCTACCGGGCCGGCGAGGAGATTCACCTCACGGCGACCGAGTTCGAGCTGCTCCGCTACCTCATGCGCAACCCCCGCCGGGTCCTGTCCAAGGCGCAGATCCTCGACCGGGTCTGGAACTACGACTTCGGTGGCCAGGCGAACGTCGTCGAGCTGTACATCTCCTACCTTCGGAAGAAGGTCGACGCCGGGCGCGACCCGATGATCCACACGATGCGAGGAGCCGGCTATGTCCTCAGACCAGCCGTCTGA